The Macrobrachium nipponense isolate FS-2020 chromosome 7, ASM1510439v2, whole genome shotgun sequence DNA window TGAATGAATTTAATAAAGGTTATAAACTGTACACATCTTAACTAACCACCATGATACTAACATAACTTAAGGCACGGGACCATACGGCAGGGTGATCCATAAGATATCCCCGACCTAATATTACATAGAGCATTATAATTCATTATGGGTGGTGCTTGGGTGCAGCGTAACCTAACCTACTCTGCTGAACCTAACTTAACCCAGAACACTGGGTCCACCCTGTCTGCGGATGGAAAACTATCTTGCTGAAGACAGAGCTTTCTATATTTAAATGAAGATTCATTTTCTATATGTACATTTTCCTCAATCTTAGCCCAATTCCAAACcaatttttacataaaatgaatACCAAAACTAGACTGTCTAAAATTGTTGCAAAAGCTTGATAGATTTTCTCTGGAGGAGAATTCATGCCAATATGTTCATAAGCTCTGGTGAAATACTGTATCAGTTTTTAGGTACGTATATTAAGACGATCTGCATAATAAACCCATCTCACTAGGAAGTATTTTATGTAAGGCTCATGGTTGGGCTTAGGTTGATAAAATGGATGTGAGTTGTGTCTGGATTTATCCCCCTTCTGTTCTCTTCCTAACCTCTGACAGTCCAATGTGTGTTTGTGCTGGTCTTGGTAGATGCTGGTGAGCTACACAGCCAGTCTAATGATGTGGTgtagtttttataattttcatccatgatgatgataatgactgcCTATAAACCTAGATTTCCTGTGCTATAGATGGAAGAGAAGGGTTCCCTTAACTGTGTGCTTGTCAAGTTTGACTTTCAGCCTCTTGCATAGGTAGTACTTGAGTCAGCCTCCCTATGTCCATGAACATGGCCAGGGAGCTGTTATTTTTGGGTGATGTTAGACTCTGTGCAATCTGTTGCCATCTGGCACAGTTTTATTCTTTTGGAACAGTACCATTCATTCTATGAGGCAAAATCTCTCTCTTAAGGAGTCTCTCTCCAGTAATAAACAAAGAGGTTTATATTCAGGTTGGTACTTGTAGCAATGTGTATTAAAGTGCAGTGACTGGCATCTTTTATAGATATGTTAACATGAAGTACAGTAGTTATATTTAGTCCCATCTCCAACCAGTCTTGCATTTATCCCTTCGGGTGAAggataaattgaataaattactttaaaatgtcatttttatttactgaaataagttactttaattttttctggTTTTTCAGGTCATCCTTCATGAAGTCGGTACTATGATAAGTAGATTGTATGGAGGAAGCTTATAATTGCTGCATCAGCTATTTTGAGCAATGGGAAATCTTCTAAGAGCAACAGTTCAAAATGGAGTGCGGTCACTCTGCTGGCACCTCCTAGTAATGTTGACAGTAATAggacttctttttattttgggagTAGGAGCAGAATACTCTACAAACTGTTCTTCACTGTTGCCAGGGCAGTATCTTTGTATTGACCGTAATATTGATCCTCATACCCAGCAACCTCGTGGATGTACTAAAGAAGGTCGAGCTACAGTAGTCTGTACCTCTGCTCCAGGTATAATTTGTTCAGAAACCAATAACAACACCTTCAAAAAGGAAATTCCTTGCAAGTAAGTTTCTTGTGTGTTGTTATTCTTGTCCACAGTTTTCATGTCAACTTGAATGATTTTTGATGAGTTATctgaatattgttatttatatacagTAGAAATTGGAATATGCATGTtacattaagtttttattttacccaCAGGTATACAAATGGATACTCTTATGAGACTGCATTACTTTTGTCAGTCTTTCTCGGAATGTTTGGTGTTGATCGTATTTACCTTGGCTATTATGCCATTGGACTTGCAAAGTTCTGCACCCTGGGGTTTTTGTTTCTTGGACAGCTAATTGATATCATTCTTATTGCAACACAAACTGTGGGACCTGCCGATGGTTCCTATTATGTTATAAGTTACTTTGGTGCAGGCATTGAGGTCATTCATATGGATAACATGACTTTCCGTAAGCCCCAGGATGACTGGGAGCTTTCAGGTGATGCATTAAAGGATTTATGAATTCTTTATCTACCAAAAATGATACAGTTCCGTAACATGTGTTATTTCAAGTTGAATATTATGTCATAGTCAGTTGTAACATTTGAACAGTTTTCTActgtatagttttatatatatgtacagctgTTAGGCATTGTACAgcagtttgtaaataaacaaactttTCTGTGTTCTAAATAGTAGATAAGCCATACGTATTTGAAAGATTTACAGTGGAGAGTTCCAGTGAACAAGTTCTTTTCCAAGCAACCAGCTGGTTGTGTATTCAGTCTGTGATACAGAAGGACATTTGATGCAATTTCTTAAGTACATGTAGATGTAAAATTACTTTGTATTAAATGCCCTGAATAGTGTGCAGTATCTCATTTATACCTTCTTTGGAAGAATATACAAAGTAAGTTATGGTACCAAGAGGAAACGTTTACTTTTACTCATGTATACTATATTACAACATCAACTCTTGAGGTGATACGGCTACAAAATCTTAGATGTTTAtaacttgaaatttaaaaatcCCCTTCTGATGGCTTTCATTGCTTACAAGAAGGCATTATACCAATGAAGTACAATGTTATGGAAAGTTTTGCATCCCTATGGCAATCCCTTGAAGTAGATGTTAAGTTATTGTTGATGAAGTTTTGATAAGTGAAGTTTCACTAAGTGCTAAAAGCAATTGCTATTTCACCTTTGCTGTTTGTACTTACAgactttataatgaaaaaaagtggtTGAGATGAAAGAGACAATTTAGAATGGAGTAATCACCGAAACTTAACAGTAGACTTAGACTATGCAGATGATGCTGTTTTAATCACCAAAAAAccacacatatttatattacattttatatctAGAGAGATGGAGGTCATAATAACTACTACTAAGAAAAGCAAACTATGAAAATAAACCTGCTGTGTGACACATGCTGAAAATTCaactttaacaataataacagctTCAGTATTTTGTAATCTGTGTTGTTGTCATAGTTAGGCCTACAATTTAAAAAAGCAAGAAAGCTTAGTAAATTTCCTATATGAGGGAACTGTAACCAGTTACTTcacaaaaaaaacttatatttgccCCCTG harbors:
- the LOC135217496 gene encoding TM2 domain-containing protein CG10795-like; amino-acid sequence: MGNLLRATVQNGVRSLCWHLLVMLTVIGLLFILGVGAEYSTNCSSLLPGQYLCIDRNIDPHTQQPRGCTKEGRATVVCTSAPGIICSETNNNTFKKEIPCKYTNGYSYETALLLSVFLGMFGVDRIYLGYYAIGLAKFCTLGFLFLGQLIDIILIATQTVGPADGSYYVISYFGAGIEVIHMDNMTFRKPQDDWELSGDALKDL